A region of the Corynebacterium endometrii genome:
GGGAGCGCTTCTGAGTCAGCAGCATCGCAAAGAACATTAGGAGCAGGATCTTGGAGAATTCGCCCGGCTGCAGGGAGAATGGCCCCAGCCAGATCCAGATGCGTGCCTCCACGTCCGGCGGCTGCGGCCACACTAGCGGCAGCGCCAGGAGGATCAGCCCCACCAGCCCAAGCAGGTAGGAATACCTGGTCAGGGACTTGTGGTCCCGCAAAAACACCAGGACTACGACGAACAGCGCCATGGACACCACGGTCCACAGGATCTGGCGGGAGGCCAGGGATGTGCCGTTGGCGATGTCTAGACGCGTGACCATGAGCAGGCCAATGCCGTTGAGGAGGGCGGCCACCGGCAGCAGTAACTGGTCCGCATATGGCGCCAGGAAACACAGCGCGATGTGGGCCACGGTGAACACGCCAATGAACCCGCCAACAAGGATCAACACCTGCGTATCAATGGAGTTGCCCTGCGCGAGTTCCAGCGAAATCAGGGTCACCGCAAAGATGATGGTGGCGCCGATGAGCATGAAAAGCTCGGTGGCGCGCCCAGAGAATTGCTTCGTCATTTACTTCACCTCCCGGCAGTCAATACCAGGCGAGGATAGGTACTCAGAATTCCGTTCAGCTGTGGCGGAGCTGCTAGGCGCCGCAGAACCGCTGCTGCGGCTACCCGTTTCGCGCGGCTCGCGCGTCTCGCTCGCCTCGGCGCCGTCCTGCGCGATCACCACGGAGGTCTCCCGCGCCGCGGCGGTAGGCTCTCCGGTTGGCTTTGCGGAATCCTCCGCAGCGCCATTCCCGGAGCGCCGCCCCGAGCGCTGCTCGTCCGGGTCAACCCTGGTGGCCTCCGGGCGGCAGGCCGGAAGCGCCTTATCAGACAGCTTCGCCAGCTCCGCCTGGATGGCGTTGTAATCGCCGGAGCCAATGCCGCTTAATGCGCCACGCTCAGGCTCCGGCAGGTCCGTGACCTTGAACGGCAGGTAATCCCCGGTGCACGCGGCGGGGGAGAGCTGCAGGTCACCATCGGCGTTGATGCACGCGTTCTGGTACGTGGAGTGCAGCGCGCGGCCGAAGACAGTCACGTCCACGCCCTGCTCGATGGTCAGCGCCTGCGTGTCCGCGGCCTGGGCCACGAAGTAGCGGGAATCAACGTAGGCCTTGCCGCCGAAAAGTGCGCCGAGCGCGATAACGGCTAGCACCATCAGGGCTACCACGCCCTTGAGCCAGCCGCGGCCCTTGCCGGGCCGAGCGTCGGAATCGCCACGGCCGGGGGCCGCGCCATCAGCGCTACTGCTGCCGCCTGCGGCGCCGGCGGCAGCGGCGGCCTCTTCCCGTGGCAGCTCCGCGGTATCCTGCGCGCCGCCCGGCATTATTTGCTGCGGTTTAGCTTTTCCGGCCTGGGCGCCCGGCCCGGCTCCCGCGGATCCCTCCTGCGGCGCCGCGCCATCGTGTCCCCGCAGCGTGCTCGCGCCTGCGGCGCCGGCGGCCACGCCTCCCTTGAGCGCGGCCCGGCTCAGCGCCGCGGCGCGGCTGGCGGAGGAATCGGGATGCGTTGGCTCGGGCACCTCACCGGCAATCGCGCCGGCCAGAACCGGGGTAGTGGGCAGGGAAGCAGAAACGCTAGCGGAATCCTCAACCACCTCAGCCATGACGATGGTGACGTTATCCGGGCCGCCGGAACGCAGCGCCAGCTCGATGAGCCGCTGGGTAATCTCCTGGATAGTGCCATACGCCATAGCGGACTCAATGGTGGAAGCCGTGACCGGGTCTGAAAGGCCATCGGAACACAGCAGAATCTTATCCCCGGGACGGGCGTCAAGCATGTAGAGGCTTGGTTCTACGTCCCGGCCGTTATAGGCCTTAAGAATTAAGGATTTTTGCGGATGGGAGGAAACGTCCTCCGGATCCAGGCGGCCCTCATCCACCAGTGATTGGACGAAGGTGTCATCCTTGGTGATTTGCTCCAGCTTGCCGTCACGCAGGCGGTAGCCGCGGGAGTCACCCACGTGGCACACGCCAAACTGCTTGCCGTTGAACATCAGGGAGGTCAGGGTGGTGCCCATTCCTTCCGTCTCCGGATGATCGGCAACGTGCCCCGCGATGGAGTCGTTGGCGTCATTGGCGGCCGCGCCCAGCAGCGCCAGCATGTCATTGTCTTCCGGGTCCTTGTTCAGCTTCTGCAGCTGGGTGACCATGAGCTGGGAGGCAACCTCGCCAGCGGCGTGGCCGCCCATGCCGTCCGCCAGAACCAGGACGTGCGGGCTGGCAAAAGCGGAGTCCTCATTGTTCTGACGCACCAAACCGCGGTCAGACGCCGCGGTGAAATTAAGCTTCAGCATCTCCTAAGGCACCAGCCTCACGGTAGTGCGGCCCATCTTGATATCCGTGCCCACGCCCACGCGTTCAGGCTGGTCAATGCGGATGCCGGCCACATAGGTGCCGTTTCGGGATTCAAGGTCTTCCACAAACCACGTGCTGCCGCGGCGGAACAGGCGCGCGTGCCTAGAGGATGCGTAGTCATCACCCAGGATGAAGTCACAGTCCTGCGAGCGGCCCAGCGTGAAATCCTCCAAGGAGCCCAGAGGCATGTGTGAGCCCCGCAGTGGGCCGTCCACCACGGTGATGTGGTTGGCCTGTTCGCGGCGCAGCTTGGGGGCGGCCGGTGCCAATCCGGCGCCGCTACTGGAAACCATGCCGGCGGCCTTGTTGTTGTCCCGGCGCATGGCGTTGAGAGCCACCAGAATAAACAGCCACAGCAGTACCAGCAGGCCGATGCGCAGCGCTAGCAACAATACTGAATCCATGGTGCCTCCTTAACCCTTGTATCTAATGATGCTTACTTGCCCTGGCCGGTGATGCGGACCTCGATGCTGGAGTGGCCCACGGTGATCACGTCACCATCAGCCAGCAGCCAGTTATCAATGGGCGTGTCATTGACCGTGGTGCCGTTCGTGGACTGCAGATCGGTTAGCACGGCGTTTTCACCATCCCAGGTTACTTCCGCGTGCTTCCTGGACACGCCGGTATCCGGCAGGCGCAGGTCCGCCTCATTCGAGCGGCCGATGATATTAGAACCCTCCTCCACGTGATACACGCGCGAGGATCCGTCCTGCAGCATCAGGTTAACCGCAGGGCCGGCCGCGGCCTGCTGCGCGGGCTGAGCTGGGGCAGGAACCTGCCACTGGGACGTAGCGGCTTCATCAGCAAGCCATGGGTTTGGCTCATTGGGATTAGACATGTGCTCCTCCTGTGGTGCAGGTTCTTGTGGTTCGTCAATGAAGATGGCGTCAAACCCGGTTTCCTCGGCGGGCTCATGATCAATGAAAGAGGACACGCGCAGCTGGCCGGTGCGAAGCCCGGATTCCTCAGCGATGCGAACGATGACCGGCCCGGCCACGGTCCAACCACTATTGCGGACGTAGCGGGCCATCTGGTCAGCCAGCAATTCTGGCAGGCCCGAGTCCTTGGAGAGATTCTCCAAGTCTTTAGAGGACACGCCAACGGTAAAGACGTTAGGAACGTAGATCCGTCTATCCTCACCGCGGGTGGGGTTATCCTGGATTTCCTGCTTGAGCAGCTCTTCGATTTCCGCCGGAACAACGCGCCCGCCAAAGACAAAGGCCATGCCGTTATCGAGGCCCCTTTGCATTGAGGAGTCAATCTTTGCGAGCCTGTCCATGATTCCCATGAGCGTGCACCTCCTTCCAAATGTCTCAGCCCAGCTTATGCGCCACGGCCCACCAGTGTAAGTTGTGCCCGTCGACTGTGGTTCTTCATAAAACTTCGTTCATTATAGGCGGTACTTACTCATAAAACGCACCTAGCGGTGAGATAGTTCCCTGATATCGCCCGCCTTGACCCCGCGTCAACTACACCTTTTATAGGCGTTGAACTGGCGGTTTGTTATGAATACTGGGTGACGTGCTATCTTTATTGAGTCGCTAGGGCAGCAATGCCCTAACCACCATCCAGCCCGGGTGGCGGAATTGGCAGACGCGCTGGCTTCAGGTGCCAGTGTCCTTATCGGACGTGCGGGTTCAAGTCCCGCCCCGGGCACACGGTTTCACCGGAGGAATCCACTCGCAAAGAGTGCGGTGCCTCCGGTTTCTTCGTTTTCAAGCCTGAAAGCGTGGTTAAGTAGGGGTTAAGTAGCAAAAGTGTGTCCGTTTTCAGCGTAGTCGCTGTATATGGGTATTAAATCGGTCTTGAATAGCCTTAACGAGGCTATTTGAGGCCTTTTTGTCTTCAATCCCGAGTTTCTTCAACAGATGTGCTAGCCCTGTCTTGTGTGTTAGTCGGATGAACTCAAACAGACCTCGGTGCCCGGGTTGTGCAGGAAAAATGAAGAAAAATGGC
Encoded here:
- a CDS encoding PP2C family protein-serine/threonine phosphatase gives rise to the protein MLKLNFTAASDRGLVRQNNEDSAFASPHVLVLADGMGGHAAGEVASQLMVTQLQKLNKDPEDNDMLALLGAAANDANDSIAGHVADHPETEGMGTTLTSLMFNGKQFGVCHVGDSRGYRLRDGKLEQITKDDTFVQSLVDEGRLDPEDVSSHPQKSLILKAYNGRDVEPSLYMLDARPGDKILLCSDGLSDPVTASTIESAMAYGTIQEITQRLIELALRSGGPDNVTIVMAEVVEDSASVSASLPTTPVLAGAIAGEVPEPTHPDSSASRAAALSRAALKGGVAAGAAGASTLRGHDGAAPQEGSAGAGPGAQAGKAKPQQIMPGGAQDTAELPREEAAAAAGAAGGSSSADGAAPGRGDSDARPGKGRGWLKGVVALMVLAVIALGALFGGKAYVDSRYFVAQAADTQALTIEQGVDVTVFGRALHSTYQNACINADGDLQLSPAACTGDYLPFKVTDLPEPERGALSGIGSGDYNAIQAELAKLSDKALPACRPEATRVDPDEQRSGRRSGNGAAEDSAKPTGEPTAAARETSVVIAQDGAEASETREPRETGSRSSGSAAPSSSATAERNSEYLSSPGIDCREVK
- a CDS encoding FHA domain-containing protein FhaB/FipA: MDSVLLLALRIGLLVLLWLFILVALNAMRRDNNKAAGMVSSSGAGLAPAAPKLRREQANHITVVDGPLRGSHMPLGSLEDFTLGRSQDCDFILGDDYASSRHARLFRRGSTWFVEDLESRNGTYVAGIRIDQPERVGVGTDIKMGRTTVRLVP
- a CDS encoding DUF3662 and FHA domain-containing protein; translated protein: MGIMDRLAKIDSSMQRGLDNGMAFVFGGRVVPAEIEELLKQEIQDNPTRGEDRRIYVPNVFTVGVSSKDLENLSKDSGLPELLADQMARYVRNSGWTVAGPVIVRIAEESGLRTGQLRVSSFIDHEPAEETGFDAIFIDEPQEPAPQEEHMSNPNEPNPWLADEAATSQWQVPAPAQPAQQAAAGPAVNLMLQDGSSRVYHVEEGSNIIGRSNEADLRLPDTGVSRKHAEVTWDGENAVLTDLQSTNGTTVNDTPIDNWLLADGDVITVGHSSIEVRITGQGK